The Pseudomonadota bacterium genome window below encodes:
- the aroB gene encoding 3-dehydroquinate synthase has translation MRQIMLAGNTGKSKIMLGTSLNNLTDFCSIEKTIIITDNNVHRLYGDQFSRYRTIVIEAGEEHKTLDTVHNIYKKLLELEFDRSSYIVGIGGGVVCDIAGFVASTYLRGLPFGFAPTTLLAQVDASVGGKNGVNFKGYKNLIGTINQPGFVMCDFETIKTLPKAELKNGFAEVIKHALIGNKALFSRIERNREAALSLDKDTINRIVYNSVKVKTGIVSRDETEKGERRKLNFGHTFGHALEKTTGIRHGEAVSIGMFMEARLSEVKGMLQKKDVNRIAHVLGAFGLPVSFQGNVEATIDAIRKDKKREDEYIHAILLDGIGKAVIEKIKINVIKEIAYDMC, from the coding sequence ATGAGACAGATTATGTTGGCCGGCAATACCGGCAAAAGCAAAATCATGCTGGGTACATCATTAAACAATTTGACCGATTTTTGCAGCATCGAAAAAACAATCATTATTACAGACAATAATGTCCACAGGCTTTACGGGGATCAGTTTTCCAGGTACAGGACAATTGTGATTGAGGCAGGCGAGGAGCATAAAACCCTCGATACAGTCCACAATATCTATAAAAAACTCCTTGAACTCGAATTTGACCGCTCATCATATATAGTAGGCATCGGCGGCGGGGTTGTATGTGACATTGCAGGTTTTGTGGCCTCAACATATCTCAGGGGCTTGCCCTTCGGTTTTGCACCTACTACACTTCTTGCTCAGGTGGATGCCAGTGTCGGCGGGAAGAACGGTGTCAATTTCAAGGGTTATAAAAACCTTATCGGTACAATCAATCAGCCCGGGTTTGTTATGTGTGATTTTGAAACCATAAAAACTCTTCCAAAAGCAGAATTAAAGAATGGTTTTGCCGAGGTGATAAAGCATGCCCTGATAGGGAACAAAGCACTTTTTTCCCGTATTGAAAGAAACCGGGAAGCAGCTCTATCGCTCGATAAAGATACGATTAACAGGATTGTATATAACTCCGTAAAGGTGAAAACCGGTATTGTTTCCCGCGATGAAACAGAGAAAGGAGAGAGGAGAAAACTTAATTTTGGTCATACCTTTGGTCATGCATTAGAAAAAACCACCGGTATCAGGCACGGTGAAGCAGTAAGCATCGGCATGTTTATGGAGGCAAGACTTTCCGAGGTTAAAGGCATGTTGCAGAAAAAAGATGTGAATAGAATAGCACATGTGCTTGGTGCCTTTGGTCTGCCGGTATCATTTCAGGGCAATGTAGAGGCAACTATTGATGCAATCAGAAAAGATAAGAAGCGGGAGGATGAGTACATACACGCTATCCTTCTCGATGGAATTGGAAAAGCTGTTATTGAGAAGATAAAGATTAATGTAATCAAGGAGATAGCATATGATATGTGTTAG
- the aroF gene encoding 3-deoxy-7-phosphoheptulonate synthase produces the protein MNGIKLTALKENGKTVVCVGDAVIGEGFCVIAGPCSVENEKQTVETARAVKEAGADMMRGGAFKPRTSPYAFQGLGLKGLKILRKAKEETGLPIVTEVIDTRDVPWVCEYADILQIGARNMQNFSLLKEVGKMQKPVLLKRGMNSTIEEWLNCAEYILDGGNTDVILCERGIRTFETYTRNTLDISAVPSLKELTHLPVIIDPSHSSGRASLISPLSLAAVAAGADGIIVEVHINPEEAICDKEQTLNPQQFSEMIKKARALYKFMADSE, from the coding sequence ATGAACGGCATAAAATTGACTGCCTTAAAAGAAAATGGAAAGACAGTTGTGTGTGTGGGCGATGCGGTTATAGGGGAGGGTTTTTGTGTCATTGCAGGCCCATGCTCTGTAGAAAACGAGAAACAGACCGTTGAAACCGCACGGGCAGTAAAGGAAGCAGGCGCCGATATGATGAGGGGCGGAGCTTTCAAACCGAGAACATCTCCCTATGCTTTTCAGGGACTTGGCTTAAAAGGACTCAAGATACTGAGGAAGGCGAAGGAAGAGACGGGATTGCCTATTGTCACAGAGGTAATCGATACAAGGGATGTTCCGTGGGTATGTGAGTATGCCGATATACTCCAGATAGGTGCGAGAAACATGCAGAATTTTTCCCTCCTTAAAGAAGTGGGCAAGATGCAAAAGCCTGTCCTGTTAAAAAGAGGTATGAATTCAACTATAGAAGAGTGGCTGAACTGTGCTGAATACATACTCGATGGAGGAAACACCGATGTGATACTATGCGAGCGGGGCATACGTACTTTTGAAACCTATACAAGAAATACACTCGATATCAGTGCTGTCCCATCGCTGAAAGAACTTACCCATCTTCCTGTAATTATTGATCCTTCCCATTCATCGGGAAGGGCAAGTCTGATATCCCCACTTAGTCTTGCAGCAGTGGCTGCCGGTGCGGACGGTATTATTGTTGAAGTTCATATTAATCCGGAAGAGGCCATCTGTGATAAGGAACAGACATTAAACCCACAGCAGTTTTCAGAAATGATAAAAAAAGCCAGGGCACTCTATAAATTTATGGCGGATTCAGAATGA
- a CDS encoding type I 3-dehydroquinate dehydratase, which yields MICVSMDEQYNINYLKSLMNIDIAEIRMDRMILAPEDIADIFSQPVTFVATCRPGTLDDQKRKAYLIAAIEAGAKYVDIEVESDIAFKRDILEKAGSKGCKVIVSFHDFEQTPANVKLRQIAALCFSEGADIAKIACKANSVMDSARLLGLPGQEDFKDRLIVVGMGKEGKITRIVAPLLGSLFTYASLAEGMQTTEGQIEKARLEEIMELLRQ from the coding sequence ATGATATGTGTTAGTATGGATGAACAATATAATATTAACTACCTTAAATCATTAATGAATATAGACATTGCTGAGATAAGGATGGACAGGATGATCCTGGCCCCGGAAGATATTGCAGACATCTTCTCACAGCCTGTTACATTTGTTGCCACATGCAGACCCGGTACCCTTGACGATCAGAAGAGGAAGGCATATCTGATTGCTGCAATAGAGGCAGGGGCAAAATATGTGGATATCGAGGTGGAATCAGACATTGCCTTTAAAAGAGACATTTTGGAAAAAGCAGGGTCAAAGGGGTGCAAGGTGATAGTTTCTTTTCATGATTTCGAACAAACTCCGGCAAATGTAAAGTTAAGGCAAATAGCTGCCCTGTGCTTTAGTGAAGGCGCCGACATTGCCAAGATTGCTTGTAAGGCTAATTCTGTTATGGATAGTGCGAGACTTTTGGGACTTCCCGGTCAGGAGGATTTTAAGGACAGATTGATAGTGGTAGGTATGGGTAAAGAGGGGAAAATAACACGGATTGTTGCACCTCTTCTGGGAAGTCTTTTTACATATGCCTCGCTTGCAGAGGGGATGCAGACTACTGAAGGCCAGATTGAAAAAGCACGGCTGGAAGAAATCATGGAGTTATTAAGACAATGA